The Pseudomonas rhizosphaerae genomic sequence GGCATTGAGCAGTGGCGGGTCGCGGAAGGCGATGGGGGTGACGGTGACACGTTTGATCTTCACAGGCGTTCTCCTCGGTATGCAGGCCCGCCGCAGCGGGCCGTTCCTTGTGGGGGCGCGGCGGTCAGTGCGCGGCGGCGGGTTGCAGTGGCTTGTCATCGGGCTTGTGCCCGCGCGGCCGGGTACGGGCGAAGAACACCACGATTGCGGCCAGCACCGAGGTGGCGGCCAGACCGTACAGGCCGCCCTGGATCGAGCCGGTCTTCTCTTCCAAAAAGCCGAACACGGTGGGCGCGACGAAGCCGCCCAGGTTGCCCACCGAATTGATCAGCGCCAGCACGGCGGCGGCGATCCGGGCGTCCAGATAGGCCTGGGGGATGGGCCAGAACAGGGCCGAGGCTGCCTTGAAACCCACCGCGGCAAAACAGATCGCGACGAAGGCGAACACCGGCCCGCCGTAGGTCGACATGAACATGCCAGCGGCTGCGATCAGCAGCGTCGTCGCCACCCATGCCTGCTGATGCTTGAAGCGCGCAGCCAGTGCGGCGAAGCCATACATGGCGGCAATCGAGATGATCCAGGGAATGGAGTTGAACAGACCCACTTCGAAGTCGGACACGTTGCCCATCTTCTTGATCATGCTCGGCAGCCAGAACGTAGCGCCGTAGATGGTCAGCGCCACCGAAAAGAAGATGAAGCAGAACACCAGGATCTGCGTGTCGGCGAGCAGCTTGAAGATCGATGGCTTGACCACGTGCTCGGCTTCGCGGGCACGCTGCTCCTCGGCGATTACCCCGCTCAGGGTCGTCTGCTCGGCAGGGGTGAGCCACTTGGCCTCATGGATGTGCGATTGCAGCCAGTAGTAGACGAACCCGCACAGCGCCACCGAGGCGCCGCCTTCGATCAGGAACATCCACTGCCAGCCATGCAGGCCCAGCCCGGTCACGCTCAGCAGGGCGCCGGTGATCGGGCCGGAGATGATCGAGGCGATCGCCGAGCCACTGAGGAAGATCGCCATGGCCTTGCCGCGTTCGCTGGCCGGCAACCACTGGGTAAAGTAGTAGAGCACGCCGGGATAGAAGCCCGCCTCGGTGACCCCGAGCAGGAAGCGCATGACGTAGAAGCTGGTTTCACCCTGGACGAACGCCATGCCCATGGCCACCAGGCCCCAGGTGAACATGATCCGGGTCAACCAGGCGCGCGCGCCGAAGCGCTGCAGAAGCATGTTGGAAGGCACTTCGAACAGCGCATAGCCGACGAAGAACAGCCCTGCACCCAAACCGTAGGCCGCCGCGCCAATGCCCAGGTCGGTTTCCATGTGGGTACGGACGAAACCGATGTTCACCCGGTCAATGTAATTGACGATGAACATCACGACGAAGAGTGGCAGCACATGCCGTTTGACCTTGGCCACCGCGCTGGCAAGCACGCTGGGGTCGATGGCACCGGATTGAACGTTCAAGGGCGACTCCGATCGTTATTTTTTTAGGAGGGCTCGATCATGAACTTGGGGTATTGTTTCAGTCCAATTCAAGTTGGCACTTGATTGATACCGAGGTTGAATCAATGTTCGAACTCAGTCAGCTCCGTTGCTTCACTACCGTGGCCACCGAGCTCAACTTTCGACGGGCCGCCGAGCGGCTCAACATGACCCAGCCGCCGCTGAGTCGGCAGATTCAGTTGCTGGAGCATCAGCTGGGCGTGGAGCTGTTCACCCGCAGCACGCGCAGCGTGGCGTTGACCGCAGCGGGACGGGCCTTTTTCGTCGAAGCGCAGAACCTGCTGGAACGCGCGCAGCAAGCCGCGCTTTCTGCGCGGCGTTTCGCCGATGGCGACATCGGCTCGGTGAACATCGCTTTCGTCGGCAGCGCGGTGTACGAATTCCTGCCCAAGGTCATCGCCGAAGCGCGGCTCAAGCAACCGCAGGTGAAAATCGACCTGTCGGAGATGAACACCTACCAGCAGCACGAGGCCTTGCGTGCCCGGC encodes the following:
- a CDS encoding MFS transporter; amino-acid sequence: MLASAVAKVKRHVLPLFVVMFIVNYIDRVNIGFVRTHMETDLGIGAAAYGLGAGLFFVGYALFEVPSNMLLQRFGARAWLTRIMFTWGLVAMGMAFVQGETSFYVMRFLLGVTEAGFYPGVLYYFTQWLPASERGKAMAIFLSGSAIASIISGPITGALLSVTGLGLHGWQWMFLIEGGASVALCGFVYYWLQSHIHEAKWLTPAEQTTLSGVIAEEQRAREAEHVVKPSIFKLLADTQILVFCFIFFSVALTIYGATFWLPSMIKKMGNVSDFEVGLFNSIPWIISIAAMYGFAALAARFKHQQAWVATTLLIAAAGMFMSTYGGPVFAFVAICFAAVGFKAASALFWPIPQAYLDARIAAAVLALINSVGNLGGFVAPTVFGFLEEKTGSIQGGLYGLAATSVLAAIVVFFARTRPRGHKPDDKPLQPAAAH